A portion of the Oncorhynchus clarkii lewisi isolate Uvic-CL-2024 chromosome 27, UVic_Ocla_1.0, whole genome shotgun sequence genome contains these proteins:
- the LOC139385547 gene encoding claudin-4, with amino-acid sequence MASAGLEILGMILCVSGWLGVMVACGLPMWRVAAYIGQNIVISQVIWEGLWMNCSVQSTGQMHCKVHDSMLGLPVDLQAARALVIVSMVLCIMGIGLSVAGAKCTNCSSDTGSKPRMLLGAGVTFIMAGLLLLTAVSWTANTIVLDFYDPMLEETGKREFGNSLYFGWTASCLLLLGGALLCCSCPPKASQGGNGAGSGHHKVVNYSAVKSPMSVNGYMRRDYV; translated from the coding sequence ATGGCCTCGGCCGGCCTGGAGATCCTGGGTATGATCCTTTGTGTGTCAGGCTGGCTAGGGGTCATGGTAGCCTGTGGCCTGCCAATGTGGAGAGTAGCCGCCTACATTGGCCAGAACATTGTCATATCTCAAGTGATCTGGGAGGGCCTGTGGATGAACTGTTCTGTCCAGAGCACGGGCCAGATGCACTGCAAGGTCCACGACTCCATGCTTGGACTCCCTGTGGACCTACAGGCGGCCCGAGCCCTTGTCATCGTCTCTATGGTGCTGTGCATCATGGGCATCGGCCTGTCTGTAGCCGGGGCCAAGTGCACCAACTGCAGCTCGGACACGGGCAGCAAGCCTCGCATGTTGCTGGGAGCCGGGGTGACCTTCATCATGGCGGGGCTGTTGCTGCTGACGGCTGTATCGTGGACGGCTAACACCATCGTCTTGGATTTCTACGAcccgatgctggaggaaacggggaAGAGGGAGTTTGGGAACTCACTGTATTTTGGATGGACTGCCTCCTGTTTGCTTCTCCTAGGGGGAGCTCTACTCTGCTGCTCCTGCCCCCCGAAAGCATCCCAGGGTGGGAACGGGGCTGGGTCTGGGCACCACAAGGTGGTGAACTACTCTGCTGTCAAGTCTCCCATGTCTGTCAATGGATATATGAGGAGGGACTATGTGTGA